From one Melioribacteraceae bacterium genomic stretch:
- the pheS gene encoding phenylalanine--tRNA ligase subunit alpha, whose amino-acid sequence MQDRIKELEQQFNSELAQVSNLKSLEELRIKFLGRKGSITALFDEFKELPREEKPKYGQVLNQLKNSTQNSFDEKKNLLSEKEKSQKEFVDLSLPGIKNKIGTKHILTQTLDEMKSIFKVLGFSVYEGPELESDYYNFEALNFPDDHPARDMQDTFFVNKDFLLRTHTSPVQIRLMQNKKPPLRAIMPGKVFRNEAISAKSYCLFHQLEGLVVDTDVTFAELKATVVHFVKQFFGEDVKYRFRPSFFPFTEPSAEVDIWWQPTGKEGRWLEIMGCGMVDPNVLENCGIDSEKYTGYAFGMGVERTAMRKYGIDDIRTYFDNDKRFLVQF is encoded by the coding sequence ATGCAGGATCGAATTAAAGAACTAGAACAACAATTCAACTCAGAGTTAGCGCAAGTATCAAATCTTAAATCACTCGAAGAACTTCGTATCAAATTTCTCGGCAGAAAAGGTTCAATCACCGCATTGTTTGATGAATTCAAAGAACTGCCTCGAGAAGAAAAACCCAAATACGGACAAGTTCTAAATCAGCTTAAAAATTCTACCCAAAACAGTTTTGATGAAAAGAAAAATTTATTAAGTGAAAAAGAAAAATCACAGAAGGAATTTGTTGATTTATCTTTGCCTGGAATTAAAAATAAAATTGGTACAAAACACATACTTACGCAGACTCTCGATGAAATGAAATCAATCTTTAAAGTTCTCGGTTTTTCTGTCTATGAAGGTCCGGAACTTGAATCTGATTATTATAATTTCGAAGCACTAAATTTCCCCGATGATCATCCCGCTCGTGATATGCAGGATACCTTTTTCGTGAACAAAGATTTTTTGCTGCGGACTCATACTTCACCGGTTCAAATTAGATTGATGCAAAATAAGAAACCACCTCTTCGTGCAATTATGCCGGGTAAGGTTTTTAGAAATGAAGCAATAAGTGCTAAAAGTTATTGTCTGTTTCATCAACTTGAAGGACTTGTTGTAGATACCGACGTAACATTTGCCGAACTGAAAGCAACGGTTGTTCATTTTGTAAAACAATTTTTTGGTGAAGATGTAAAGTATAGATTTCGTCCAAGTTTCTTCCCGTTTACCGAACCAAGTGCAGAAGTTGATATTTGGTGGCAGCCGACTGGTAAAGAAGGTAGATGGCTTGAAATAATGGGCTGCGGAATGGTTGATCCAAATGTTCTCGAAAATTGCGGAATTGATTCCGAAAAATATACCGGTTACGCATTCGGTATGGGTGTCGAAAGAACTGCAATGCGTAAGTACGGAATAGATGATATTCGTACATATTTTGATAATGATAAACGATTTCTTGTACAATTCTAA
- the pheT gene encoding phenylalanine--tRNA ligase subunit beta: MKVSLKWLSEYIDLSDISVEEAAEIITKAGLEVDEIIDNRKVFQNFVVGYVKEKKKHPNADKLSLCVVNDGNEDFNVVCGAPNVDAGQKIAFAKVGAIIPNGQFEIKKAKIRGEVSLGMICSESELGISDNHDGIIVLDPSLKEGTDLAKALGLDDVTFEIDLTPNRADALSHIGIARDLAASLNRQFKLPHFQLNEIEDESSSFAKVSIEDAEGCPRYIGKVVRDVKVQESPEWLKKKLTSIGLRPINNVVDVTNFVLYEIGQPLHAFDLDVLEGNEIVVRQAGNDKKFITLDSKERELENNDLMICDKHKPVAIAGIMGGENSEVTTKTKNILIESAYFNPSRVRKTARRLALSTDASYRFERGTDIEITLWAAQRTAQLIAELGNGKICKGELDVYPIKFTPKVVDLRFARLNKILGFEIDSSKATDIIKNLGIKVLTVDEEKLTAEIPAFRPDIEREIDLIEEVARINGYDNIPDFDHIKVALDKHIDQSKYVDELRNKLTALGFNEIVTNSLLNEDRANLFGKPISLMNPQSKEMSHLRTSLIPGALTTISNNLKVRENNLSLFEIGHTFQNIGKGVIKSFDDIAENEMLLMVQTGKLIEDEWYAKNNDSSLFSLKGSIEELFSKLKILTNLDVNLEASKENSKNIFTYLYKTKIVCSIGELDQKLLKLYDIEQQVFFAEINIGILKSIELEEKKFSPLLKFPKIIRDCAFVLDQKIVTSDVEKTIYQGSSKLLKNIKLFDIFESDSLGEGKKSLAFQLEYFDQNRTLTEEEVEKDFWNAIETVKTKFNAQLRGG; encoded by the coding sequence GTGAAAGTTTCACTTAAATGGTTATCCGAATACATTGATCTTAGTGATATCTCAGTTGAAGAAGCCGCTGAAATAATTACTAAAGCCGGACTGGAAGTCGATGAAATAATTGATAACAGAAAAGTTTTCCAAAACTTTGTTGTTGGTTATGTTAAAGAGAAAAAGAAACATCCCAACGCAGATAAACTTTCTTTATGTGTTGTCAATGATGGAAATGAAGATTTTAATGTGGTCTGCGGTGCTCCAAATGTTGATGCCGGACAAAAAATCGCCTTCGCAAAAGTTGGAGCAATTATTCCGAACGGTCAATTTGAAATTAAAAAAGCTAAAATTCGTGGTGAAGTTTCTTTGGGTATGATTTGTTCAGAAAGTGAACTCGGTATTAGTGATAATCATGATGGAATTATTGTGCTCGATCCTTCATTAAAGGAGGGGACTGATTTAGCTAAAGCACTTGGACTTGATGATGTAACTTTTGAAATTGATCTAACTCCAAATAGAGCTGATGCATTAAGTCATATCGGTATTGCTAGAGATTTAGCAGCTTCACTTAATCGCCAATTCAAATTACCTCATTTCCAATTGAACGAAATTGAAGATGAATCTTCATCGTTTGCAAAAGTTTCTATAGAAGATGCCGAAGGTTGCCCACGTTATATCGGCAAAGTTGTCCGTGATGTCAAAGTTCAAGAGTCTCCGGAGTGGTTAAAGAAAAAATTAACAAGTATTGGTTTGCGACCAATTAATAATGTTGTTGATGTTACAAATTTTGTCCTCTATGAAATAGGTCAACCTTTGCACGCATTTGACCTTGATGTACTCGAAGGAAATGAAATAGTAGTGCGCCAAGCCGGAAACGATAAAAAGTTTATCACACTCGATTCGAAAGAAAGAGAATTAGAAAATAATGACTTAATGATTTGTGATAAGCACAAACCCGTTGCAATTGCCGGAATAATGGGTGGAGAAAATTCCGAAGTTACCACAAAGACAAAAAATATTTTGATTGAGTCAGCTTATTTTAATCCGTCAAGAGTTAGAAAAACTGCAAGAAGATTGGCTCTTTCAACAGATGCGTCATACAGATTCGAACGCGGAACCGATATTGAAATTACACTATGGGCCGCACAAAGAACTGCACAATTAATTGCTGAACTTGGAAACGGTAAAATCTGCAAAGGTGAGCTTGATGTTTATCCAATTAAATTTACTCCAAAAGTTGTTGATCTTAGGTTTGCCAGATTGAATAAAATTTTGGGATTTGAAATTGATTCAAGTAAAGCGACAGATATAATTAAAAATCTCGGTATAAAAGTATTAACAGTCGATGAAGAAAAATTGACTGCGGAAATTCCGGCTTTTAGACCGGATATCGAAAGAGAAATTGATCTTATTGAAGAAGTCGCAAGAATAAATGGTTATGATAATATTCCCGATTTCGATCATATAAAAGTTGCACTTGATAAACATATCGATCAATCAAAATATGTTGATGAACTTAGGAATAAATTAACAGCACTCGGTTTCAATGAAATTGTTACAAATAGTTTATTAAATGAAGATAGAGCAAACCTTTTCGGTAAACCGATCAGTTTAATGAATCCGCAAAGTAAAGAAATGTCACATTTGCGTACATCATTAATTCCCGGAGCATTGACAACAATTTCAAATAATTTAAAAGTAAGAGAAAATAATCTATCGCTTTTTGAGATCGGTCATACTTTTCAAAATATCGGTAAAGGTGTTATTAAATCATTTGATGATATAGCAGAAAATGAAATGCTGCTAATGGTTCAAACAGGTAAATTAATAGAAGATGAATGGTACGCTAAAAATAATGATTCATCACTGTTTAGTCTTAAAGGATCAATTGAAGAACTTTTCAGTAAATTGAAAATCTTAACAAATCTTGATGTAAATCTTGAAGCAAGCAAAGAAAATTCAAAAAATATTTTTACATATTTATACAAAACTAAAATAGTCTGTTCAATTGGTGAGCTAGATCAAAAACTACTCAAGTTGTATGATATCGAGCAGCAAGTATTCTTCGCTGAAATAAACATCGGCATATTGAAATCAATTGAATTAGAGGAAAAGAAGTTTTCACCACTATTAAAATTTCCTAAAATTATACGTGATTGCGCTTTTGTGCTTGATCAGAAAATCGTAACATCTGACGTCGAAAAAACAATTTACCAGGGCAGTTCTAAACTATTGAAAAATATAAAGTTATTCGATATCTTTGAAAGTGATAGCTTAGGTGAGGGTAAAAAAAGTCTTGCATTTCAGTTAGAGTACTTTGATCAAAATAGAACATTAACTGAAGAAGAAGTAGAAAAAGATTTTTGGAACGCTATCGAAACTGTAAAAACAAAATTTAACGCTCAATTGCGTGGAGGCTAA
- a CDS encoding cell division protein ZapA, whose amino-acid sequence MTEKKKLKLKIFDKEYSLLVENEEIATELAKYVNNVMTETKEELPDQPTETIAIIASLNIAYDLFVEKNKFREFSIQATDKIKKIKLLLNDSEVISSP is encoded by the coding sequence ATGACCGAAAAAAAGAAGCTGAAATTAAAAATATTTGATAAAGAATATTCTCTCTTAGTAGAAAACGAAGAAATTGCTACCGAGTTAGCTAAGTATGTTAATAATGTAATGACCGAAACTAAGGAAGAATTGCCTGATCAACCAACTGAAACTATCGCAATTATTGCATCGCTTAACATAGCTTATGATCTCTTTGTTGAGAAAAATAAATTTAGAGAATTCAGTATACAGGCTACAGATAAAATCAAAAAAATTAAGCTTCTTTTAAACGACTCCGAAGTTATATCCTCTCCATAA
- the rny gene encoding ribonuclease Y — MVVELLHIIAIAAALILGFFIGWFFQTKIAANTVKSAHEAAKKIAEDAEKEAKHLKREKLLEVKDEWLKKKQEFDNEVNNKKQKLGNFEKQLEKREENLEKKIEVVNQKEKEFNTKEAQLNALTKEAEKKNAELERLILEQNIRLEKTAALTAEEAKKMLMENMVNEAKSDASQMIKDIRDQAKVEAKKEAQKIVVQAIQRTAVDHSVESTVSVVQIQNDDMKGRIIGREGRNIRAFESATGVDVIVDDTPEAVILSAFDQFRREVARLSLERLISDGRIHPARIEEVVEKVKSELEEEIAKDGEATLMQLGIHGVHPELTKAIGKMKYRSSYGQNLLQHSIEVAYLTGVMAAELGFDTHIAKKAGLMHDIGKTLDRDVEGPHALLGMEMTKKYKEHPIVINAVGSHHEDIEMEHPISALVQAADAISGARPGARREPLESYVKRLENLENLAKSFEGVAKTYAIQAGREVRVVVEPDKLDDDLSDRLSYDIAQKIQEEMEYPGQIKVTVIREVRKINYAK, encoded by the coding sequence ATGGTTGTGGAATTATTACATATTATTGCTATTGCTGCAGCGCTAATTCTTGGGTTCTTTATTGGCTGGTTTTTCCAAACTAAAATTGCTGCCAATACTGTTAAAAGTGCTCATGAAGCTGCAAAGAAAATTGCTGAAGATGCTGAAAAAGAGGCTAAACACTTAAAACGAGAAAAATTACTCGAAGTAAAAGACGAATGGCTTAAGAAAAAACAAGAGTTCGATAATGAAGTAAATAATAAAAAACAGAAATTAGGCAACTTCGAAAAGCAATTAGAAAAACGAGAAGAGAACCTCGAAAAGAAAATTGAAGTAGTTAATCAAAAAGAAAAAGAATTTAATACAAAAGAAGCTCAACTTAATGCTTTAACCAAAGAAGCAGAAAAGAAAAATGCAGAGCTTGAGCGTTTGATCCTCGAACAAAATATTCGACTAGAAAAAACTGCGGCATTAACGGCTGAGGAAGCTAAAAAAATGCTCATGGAAAATATGGTCAACGAAGCAAAATCTGATGCTTCACAAATGATAAAGGATATTCGAGATCAAGCCAAAGTGGAAGCAAAAAAAGAAGCTCAAAAAATTGTTGTTCAAGCAATTCAAAGAACTGCGGTTGATCACTCGGTTGAATCAACTGTTTCGGTTGTACAAATTCAGAACGATGATATGAAAGGTAGAATCATTGGACGAGAAGGAAGAAATATCCGCGCGTTTGAATCAGCAACCGGCGTTGATGTTATTGTAGATGATACGCCCGAAGCCGTTATCCTTTCGGCATTCGATCAATTCCGAAGAGAAGTTGCTCGACTTTCTTTGGAAAGATTGATATCCGATGGAAGAATTCATCCCGCAAGAATTGAAGAAGTCGTCGAAAAAGTTAAAAGCGAACTCGAAGAAGAAATTGCAAAAGATGGTGAAGCGACATTAATGCAATTGGGAATTCATGGCGTTCATCCTGAATTGACCAAAGCAATCGGTAAAATGAAATACCGTTCTAGTTACGGACAAAACTTGCTTCAACATTCTATTGAGGTTGCTTATTTAACCGGAGTTATGGCAGCTGAACTTGGTTTCGATACACACATTGCAAAAAAAGCCGGTTTAATGCACGATATCGGTAAAACATTAGATCGAGATGTTGAAGGTCCTCATGCTTTACTTGGTATGGAGATGACTAAGAAATATAAAGAACATCCTATTGTTATTAACGCAGTTGGTTCTCACCACGAAGATATCGAAATGGAACATCCGATTTCTGCATTAGTGCAAGCCGCAGATGCTATAAGCGGAGCAAGACCTGGCGCAAGAAGAGAACCTTTAGAAAGTTATGTTAAGAGATTAGAGAATTTAGAAAATCTCGCTAAATCGTTTGAAGGTGTTGCTAAGACTTATGCAATCCAAGCTGGTAGGGAAGTACGCGTTGTTGTTGAACCTGATAAATTAGATGATGATTTATCGGATCGTTTATCATATGATATAGCTCAGAAAATTCAAGAAGAAATGGAATACCCGGGACAAATTAAAGTCACAGTTATTAGAGAAGTAAGAAAAATTAATTACGCAAAATAG
- the coaE gene encoding dephospho-CoA kinase (Dephospho-CoA kinase (CoaE) performs the final step in coenzyme A biosynthesis.) has protein sequence MPKKLKIAVTGGIGTGKSSVCKIFQSHGYPVLYADQISKDILSTDKIIQQKIIEEFGSKSFIDGEPNTKFLSEKVFSDSQKVKKINSILHPAVINVINKKMDEGLTKSNIVFVEAALIFEANMEDLFDYVLVVSASEQVKIERVVNSRKMNEEEVKKIINNQIPDDKKKSAADFVIENNGTESDLEKKVNFILMVIKSLKQ, from the coding sequence ATGCCAAAAAAACTAAAAATTGCAGTAACCGGCGGAATTGGAACGGGCAAATCATCCGTCTGCAAAATATTTCAATCTCATGGCTATCCGGTTCTGTATGCCGATCAAATTTCAAAAGATATTCTCTCCACTGACAAAATAATCCAGCAAAAAATAATTGAAGAATTTGGTTCTAAATCATTTATCGATGGAGAACCCAATACCAAATTCTTATCAGAAAAAGTTTTTTCGGATTCTCAAAAAGTTAAGAAGATCAATTCAATTCTTCATCCCGCAGTTATAAATGTAATTAATAAGAAAATGGATGAGGGATTAACAAAATCAAACATTGTCTTTGTCGAAGCGGCATTAATTTTTGAAGCAAACATGGAAGATCTATTTGATTATGTGTTGGTCGTCAGTGCATCAGAGCAAGTAAAAATCGAGAGAGTTGTTAATTCCAGAAAGATGAATGAAGAAGAAGTAAAAAAGATTATCAATAACCAAATTCCGGATGACAAAAAGAAAAGTGCCGCAGATTTTGTAATTGAAAACAATGGAACTGAATCGGATTTAGAGAAAAAAGTAAATTTTATTCTGATGGTTATCAAATCACTAAAACAATAA
- a CDS encoding proline dehydrogenase family protein: protein MNPLNIAIVQFVKLLPKSIVHIFAKKYVAGEKLEDAVRVVKELNAKGIVATMDVLGEAIKSKVEAAETKSQYFELLDTIQKNKLNSNISIKPTALGLAIDVDYCKELIIEIIEKAKSMDNFVRIDMEDSPFTQTTIDMFKELREKYSNVGIVLQSYLRRTYDDVVDLNKIGTNYRLCKGIYIEPVEIAFKGRQEVRDNFMKSLARMFDDGNYVGIATHDEYLINESYKLIEEKKISKDKYEFQMLYGVTEHLRDRINADGHKIRIYVPYGEQWYAYSIRRLQENPSVAWYITKSIFSFK, encoded by the coding sequence GTGAATCCACTTAATATTGCTATTGTACAATTTGTAAAGTTACTCCCGAAATCGATAGTTCACATTTTTGCTAAAAAATATGTTGCTGGTGAAAAATTAGAAGATGCGGTACGTGTTGTTAAGGAATTGAATGCCAAGGGTATTGTCGCCACGATGGATGTTCTTGGTGAAGCTATTAAATCTAAAGTCGAAGCTGCGGAAACAAAATCTCAGTACTTTGAACTTCTGGATACAATTCAAAAAAACAAACTTAATTCCAATATTTCTATTAAACCAACCGCACTTGGTTTGGCGATTGATGTGGATTACTGCAAAGAATTGATCATCGAGATAATAGAAAAAGCTAAATCAATGGACAATTTTGTGCGGATCGATATGGAAGACTCGCCGTTTACTCAAACAACCATTGATATGTTCAAGGAGTTACGCGAAAAATATTCGAATGTTGGAATTGTTCTCCAATCATATTTAAGAAGAACATATGACGATGTTGTTGATCTAAATAAAATCGGAACTAATTACAGATTATGTAAAGGTATTTACATAGAACCGGTAGAAATTGCATTCAAAGGAAGACAGGAAGTTAGAGATAATTTCATGAAATCTCTGGCAAGAATGTTCGATGACGGAAATTATGTGGGAATTGCAACCCATGACGAATACTTGATAAATGAATCTTACAAACTGATCGAAGAAAAAAAGATTTCCAAAGATAAGTATGAATTTCAAATGCTCTACGGTGTAACAGAACATTTAAGAGATAGAATTAATGCCGACGGACATAAAATAAGAATATATGTTCCTTACGGTGAACAATGGTATGCTTATTCGATCAGAAGATTACAAGAGAATCCATCCGTTGCTTGGTATATAACTAAAAGTATTTTTTCTTTTAAGTAG
- the tsaD gene encoding tRNA (adenosine(37)-N6)-threonylcarbamoyltransferase complex transferase subunit TsaD translates to MNVLGIETSCDETSVAIISNGRLKANLISSQDFHKFYGGVVPELSSRAHLQMVNPLLRNALSESKLSLKDIDLVCATAGPGLIGALLVGLTFAKGLSLSLGKPFIPVNHIEGHIFSGFLMNEKPEFPYLCLVVSGGHTLLLIVKNELEIIKLGSTIDDAAGEAFDKVAKMLGLGYPGGPALQKAASLGNEDAIDFPIAQLKTEFDYSFSGLKTAVLRYLQKEHNNNLENISNEELNNIAASFQKAAVEALVRNVKKAISQFELKAISLVGGVAANMKLRNSLEITAKKSNLKFVVPDIQYCGDNAAMIAYRGFTLHKNGKSFDLNANAYPSILDGTFIEYQPHR, encoded by the coding sequence ATGAATGTATTAGGAATAGAAACTTCGTGTGATGAAACTTCTGTTGCAATTATTAGTAATGGACGGTTAAAGGCAAATCTTATATCCTCGCAAGATTTCCACAAATTTTACGGTGGTGTTGTGCCGGAGCTTTCAAGCCGAGCACATTTACAGATGGTGAATCCACTTCTTAGAAATGCCTTATCCGAATCAAAACTTTCACTAAAGGATATTGATTTAGTCTGTGCAACTGCCGGTCCGGGTTTAATCGGAGCATTGTTGGTAGGATTAACATTTGCAAAGGGTCTGTCTCTTTCACTTGGAAAACCTTTTATCCCGGTTAACCATATAGAGGGACATATATTCAGCGGATTCTTGATGAATGAAAAACCGGAATTCCCTTATTTGTGTTTGGTTGTTTCAGGCGGACATACTTTGTTATTAATAGTTAAAAATGAATTAGAAATTATCAAATTAGGTTCAACAATTGATGATGCTGCCGGTGAAGCGTTTGATAAAGTTGCTAAAATGCTTGGCTTAGGTTATCCCGGTGGTCCGGCACTACAAAAAGCCGCATCGCTCGGTAATGAAGATGCCATTGATTTCCCGATTGCTCAACTAAAAACAGAATTTGATTATTCATTTAGTGGATTGAAGACAGCAGTTCTACGATATTTACAGAAAGAACACAATAATAATTTAGAAAATATTTCTAATGAAGAATTAAATAACATTGCGGCTTCATTTCAAAAAGCAGCTGTCGAAGCATTAGTAAGAAATGTTAAAAAGGCAATCAGCCAATTTGAATTAAAAGCTATATCATTAGTTGGCGGAGTTGCGGCTAACATGAAATTGAGAAATTCGTTGGAAATCACTGCAAAAAAATCGAATCTAAAATTTGTGGTTCCGGATATTCAATATTGTGGTGATAACGCGGCAATGATTGCGTATCGAGGTTTTACTCTTCATAAAAACGGTAAAAGTTTTGACTTAAATGCAAACGCCTATCCTTCCATCCTAGATGGAACTTTCATTGAGTATCAACCACATCGGTAA
- the mltG gene encoding endolytic transglycosylase MltG, with protein MIPKTDETHTPKKFSVNEIYLVAAFFGFILGFLIITFFTPNYYSRTAPVELTVEEGSSLTEVIDSLCKYEVIPSRFNMKIAAFLYGAERKIKAGKYNIPNGLSYLQLVDLLVDGSPVAQKLVTIPEGVWQNKLAGILQRNLNVDSTEFMDLSYDQSFLRNLGIKSVSLEGYLLPDSYYFLSDISTKNIIRKLVNELNKFFDEEKKHRAHELGLTMHEVLTLASIIEAETSIASELQTVSGVYHNRLKRGMLLQADPTVQFLIRNRKRPIVLLKDLELNSPYNTYKRVGLPPSPINNPGKAAINAALYPEEHNYYYFVADGTGGHKFATTHSQHIQNVSEYRQWQREQRFKK; from the coding sequence GTGATACCAAAAACAGACGAAACTCATACACCCAAAAAATTTTCTGTAAACGAAATCTATCTAGTTGCTGCATTCTTTGGATTTATACTAGGATTTCTAATCATAACTTTTTTTACACCAAATTATTACAGCAGGACTGCTCCGGTTGAATTAACTGTAGAAGAAGGATCATCTTTAACTGAAGTTATCGATTCACTATGTAAATATGAAGTTATTCCGAGCAGATTTAACATGAAAATTGCCGCATTCTTGTATGGTGCGGAAAGAAAAATCAAAGCCGGTAAATACAATATTCCAAACGGTTTAAGTTATCTTCAACTTGTTGATTTGTTGGTTGACGGCTCACCGGTTGCTCAAAAACTGGTTACCATCCCGGAAGGAGTTTGGCAAAATAAATTAGCCGGAATTTTACAGAGAAATCTGAATGTTGATTCAACCGAATTTATGGACTTAAGTTATGATCAATCATTTCTTAGGAATCTAGGAATAAAATCGGTGTCGCTTGAAGGTTATCTTCTTCCTGATTCATATTACTTTTTGAGTGATATATCAACAAAAAATATCATTCGTAAACTTGTAAATGAATTAAATAAATTTTTTGACGAAGAGAAAAAGCATAGAGCTCATGAACTCGGCCTTACAATGCATGAAGTTCTAACTCTAGCATCAATTATCGAGGCCGAGACAAGTATTGCATCCGAATTGCAGACGGTTTCCGGTGTATATCATAATAGATTGAAAAGGGGAATGCTGCTTCAAGCCGATCCTACAGTTCAATTTTTAATTCGAAACAGAAAAAGACCTATTGTTTTGTTAAAGGATTTAGAATTAAATTCACCGTACAATACTTATAAAAGAGTCGGATTACCTCCGTCACCGATAAATAATCCCGGGAAAGCTGCAATTAATGCTGCTTTGTATCCGGAAGAACATAATTATTATTATTTTGTAGCTGACGGAACCGGCGGTCATAAATTTGCGACTACGCATTCGCAACATATACAAAATGTAAGTGAGTATAGACAATGGCAGAGAGAACAACGTTTCAAAAAATAA
- a CDS encoding Ig-like domain-containing protein translates to MAERTTFQKIILTLALVLFLYACANQLPPSGGDVDRIPPEIINIYPADQTINFDENYIEITFSEYVNKRSVQESIFISPNIDSRIEYDWSGKSVDIILPDTLLENTTYTITIGTEVEDINNRNRMEKAYTFAFSTGDKIDQGAITGTVLDAKPSGVMIYAYKVLTDTLNPIKQKPNYITQCGNDGSFRLTGLADGLYRVFAIRDEFKDFLYNPTQDQFGSPYKEINLSDSNALFTNLNFQLQKEDTTKPRVFNLTMTDQNHILIEFSEAIDSTQITNENFFIYDSTNQRKTDVDYFFKGRTKKNNFLIAFKDSLIESEGLYLVTQNIIDHQDNKLELEITSFVYNDATDTNHTEMHNFSFQYPNKKIDFKNSYVTFSYTDGFDKYLVNDAVRIYDKKNAEVEKQIKMIDDASFYVLFNELKPNSDYEIKIDQNKLIDAAGNKLDSVFTYRVSTINNLDFSGVSGKVIASDKTNIEVRLNNVADPKIQYSQNQRDFNFERVFPGKYLIIVFDDKNQNGEYDKGSVYPFEMSERFVFYPDTLDLKPRWPVGDIKINFEKN, encoded by the coding sequence ATGGCAGAGAGAACAACGTTTCAAAAAATAATTTTGACTCTTGCATTAGTATTGTTCCTCTATGCATGTGCAAACCAACTTCCACCTTCGGGCGGAGATGTTGATAGAATTCCTCCCGAAATCATAAATATTTATCCCGCTGATCAAACAATTAATTTTGACGAAAATTATATTGAAATAACTTTCTCGGAATATGTGAATAAAAGGTCAGTTCAAGAATCAATTTTTATCTCTCCTAATATAGATTCACGAATTGAATATGATTGGTCCGGCAAATCTGTCGATATAATTTTACCTGATACACTTCTCGAAAACACGACTTACACTATAACTATTGGAACGGAAGTAGAAGATATTAACAATCGGAATAGAATGGAGAAGGCTTATACATTTGCTTTTTCAACCGGGGATAAAATTGATCAAGGTGCAATAACCGGGACGGTTTTAGACGCTAAACCAAGCGGTGTAATGATATACGCTTACAAAGTTTTAACGGACACACTAAATCCGATTAAACAAAAACCAAATTACATAACACAATGCGGAAACGACGGAAGTTTTCGATTAACTGGTTTAGCTGATGGTCTATATAGAGTTTTTGCAATAAGAGATGAGTTCAAAGATTTTCTTTATAATCCTACTCAAGATCAATTTGGTTCACCCTATAAAGAAATTAATCTCTCCGATTCCAATGCTCTGTTTACAAATCTTAATTTCCAATTGCAGAAAGAAGATACAACAAAACCGCGTGTGTTCAACTTGACAATGACCGATCAAAATCACATTCTAATTGAATTTAGCGAAGCGATCGATTCAACTCAAATCACAAATGAAAACTTTTTTATTTATGATTCTACAAATCAACGCAAAACTGATGTTGATTATTTCTTTAAGGGAAGAACAAAAAAGAATAATTTCTTAATCGCTTTTAAGGATTCTTTGATCGAATCGGAAGGACTTTATCTTGTAACACAAAATATTATTGATCACCAGGATAATAAACTCGAATTGGAAATAACATCGTTTGTTTATAACGATGCAACTGATACAAATCATACGGAGATGCATAATTTTTCGTTCCAATATCCGAATAAGAAAATTGATTTTAAAAACAGCTATGTTACTTTTAGTTATACAGATGGGTTCGATAAATATCTTGTAAATGATGCTGTAAGAATTTATGATAAAAAGAATGCCGAAGTCGAAAAGCAAATTAAGATGATTGATGACGCATCGTTTTACGTTTTATTTAATGAATTAAAACCAAACAGTGATTATGAAATTAAAATTGATCAAAACAAATTAATTGATGCTGCAGGAAATAAATTAGATTCGGTATTTACTTATCGAGTTAGTACAATAAACAATTTGGATTTCTCCGGTGTATCGGGAAAGGTGATTGCATCTGATAAGACTAATATTGAAGTTAGATTGAATAATGTCGCTGATCCCAAAATTCAGTATTCACAAAATCAGCGTGATTTTAATTTTGAAAGAGTATTCCCGGGCAAATATCTAATCATTGTATTTGACGATAAAAACCAAAACGGTGAATATGATAAAGGTTCTGTTTACCCATTTGAAATGTCGGAAAGATTTGTATTTTATCCCGATACGCTTGACCTTAAACCGCGATGGCCGGTCGGCGATATAAAAATAAATTTTGAAAAGAATTAG